A section of the Candidatus Margulisiibacteriota bacterium genome encodes:
- the purQ gene encoding phosphoribosylformylglycinamidine synthase subunit PurQ: MNYGVIVFPGSNCDMDCYHAVKDELKEKVQYIWHDEGILPKGLDMIIIPGGFSYGDYLRCGAIAKFAKIMPEIIRFAKNGGYVIGICNGFQILTESGMLPGALLRNQYQKFICKNINLKVMNNKSVYTKKYKTGDILTVPIAHGEGRFFIDNDGLKELEDNEQIAFKYVDEVGSETDQANPNGSLNSIAGIFNRKKNVLGMMPHPERCNFFNKKSLQILSMN; this comes from the coding sequence ATGAATTATGGAGTTATTGTATTCCCCGGTTCCAATTGTGATATGGATTGCTATCACGCAGTTAAGGACGAGTTGAAAGAAAAAGTGCAGTATATCTGGCATGACGAGGGTATTTTACCCAAAGGTCTGGATATGATTATCATACCTGGAGGATTTTCCTATGGCGATTATCTGCGCTGCGGAGCTATAGCCAAGTTCGCCAAAATTATGCCCGAGATTATCAGGTTCGCTAAAAACGGTGGATATGTAATAGGTATCTGCAACGGTTTTCAGATTCTTACCGAGTCCGGAATGCTGCCCGGCGCTTTACTTAGAAATCAGTACCAGAAGTTTATTTGTAAAAATATTAACCTGAAGGTTATGAATAACAAAAGCGTTTATACAAAAAAATATAAGACCGGTGATATCCTAACAGTCCCCATAGCGCACGGAGAAGGTCGTTTTTTTATAGATAATGACGGGTTGAAAGAGCTTGAGGATAATGAACAGATTGCCTTCAAATATGTCGACGAAGTGGGTTCCGAAACCGATCAGGCAAATCCTAACGGTTCTTTAAATAGTATAGCCGGTATTTTTAATCGGAAGAAGAATGTATTGGGAATGATGCCACATCCTGAACGATGCAATTTTTTCAATAAAAAAAGTTTACAAATACTCAGTATGAATTAG
- the purS gene encoding phosphoribosylformylglycinamidine synthase subunit PurS: protein MYKVKIQILLKDDVLDPQGKTVQRALEHLEYKDISNVRIGKYIEFVSGEQDEKVLKQSVDEMCKKILTNTVIEKFSFTLEKI, encoded by the coding sequence ATGTATAAAGTAAAGATTCAGATTTTGTTAAAAGATGACGTTTTGGATCCGCAGGGAAAAACAGTGCAACGCGCTCTGGAACATCTGGAATATAAAGACATTTCCAACGTACGGATTGGAAAATATATTGAATTCGTATCCGGTGAGCAGGATGAAAAAGTTTTAAAACAATCTGTTGATGAAATGTGCAAGAAAATTTTAACCAATACCGTTATTGAGAAATTTAGCTTTACCCTGGAGAAAATATAA
- a CDS encoding glutamate-5-semialdehyde dehydrogenase has product MSDVFNKAKKAKEVSLFLTGVTTGQKNSGLKFMAENLMSRQDYILQENALDLKNGEKAGMSKALLDRLALNVKRIENMAEGLKVLIDLPDPVGEVIEGSTRPNGLQIIKKRVSIGVIGIIYEARPNVTVDAAGLTLKSSNAVILRGSSSAINSNKAIVQVLNDALSKAGFPQGTIGLIEDTSRESVQDLITCKEFVDLVIPRGGAGLIETVINNATVPSIETGVGNCHVYVDKDARKEIIVPIVINSKVQRPSVCNAAETLLLHEDIADEMMPLIIRELKKNKVEIFGCPKTQKFDKEVKVATEEEYKTEFLDYKIAVKIVKDIKEAVKHINTYGTLHTEAVISENYTTLELFKSQVDAAAIMVNTSTRFTDGFEFGFGAEIGISTQKMHARGPMGLRELTTYKYIVEGNGQIRG; this is encoded by the coding sequence ATGTCAGATGTATTTAATAAAGCAAAAAAAGCTAAAGAAGTTTCTTTATTCCTGACCGGAGTTACTACAGGACAAAAAAATAGTGGACTTAAGTTTATGGCTGAGAACCTGATGAGCAGGCAGGACTATATCCTGCAGGAAAATGCGTTGGACCTGAAAAACGGGGAAAAGGCCGGTATGAGCAAAGCTTTGCTCGACAGATTGGCTTTAAACGTCAAACGTATTGAAAACATGGCAGAAGGCTTGAAAGTGCTTATAGATTTGCCTGATCCTGTAGGTGAAGTTATCGAGGGCAGCACTCGCCCTAATGGTCTGCAAATAATTAAAAAACGTGTATCAATTGGAGTTATCGGTATTATTTATGAAGCAAGACCTAATGTAACTGTAGATGCGGCAGGATTGACGTTGAAATCGTCCAATGCAGTTATTTTGCGAGGTTCTTCCTCCGCTATAAATTCTAACAAGGCTATAGTTCAGGTTTTAAATGATGCTTTATCGAAAGCCGGATTTCCTCAAGGCACAATCGGCCTTATTGAAGATACTTCGAGAGAAAGTGTGCAAGACCTGATTACCTGTAAGGAATTTGTTGATTTGGTAATTCCCAGAGGAGGGGCCGGCCTTATCGAAACTGTCATTAATAATGCCACAGTCCCCAGTATCGAGACCGGAGTCGGCAATTGTCATGTTTACGTGGACAAAGACGCGCGCAAAGAGATAATTGTTCCAATAGTGATAAATTCCAAGGTACAACGTCCCAGTGTTTGTAATGCGGCGGAAACATTGCTTCTGCATGAAGACATTGCCGATGAAATGATGCCGTTGATAATTAGGGAATTGAAAAAAAATAAAGTCGAAATTTTCGGTTGTCCAAAAACTCAAAAATTTGATAAGGAAGTTAAAGTCGCGACTGAAGAAGAATATAAAACAGAGTTTCTGGATTACAAAATCGCGGTAAAAATTGTTAAAGATATAAAAGAGGCAGTTAAGCATATCAATACATACGGTACTCTGCATACGGAAGCTGTTATTTCTGAAAATTATACAACACTGGAACTTTTTAAAAGTCAGGTAGATGCCGCAGCGATTATGGTCAATACATCTACACGTTTTACCGATGGCTTTGAGTTCGGTTTTGGTGCGGAGATAGGCATCAGTACCCAGAAGATGCATGCTCGCGGACCTATGGGCCTTCGAGAGCTGACAACATATAAGTATATTGTGGAAGGTAACGGACAGATCAGAGGATAA
- the proB gene encoding glutamate 5-kinase, with protein sequence MIDFTKKKLIVIKIGSNILTDESNKLDLNTLRHLVSQIAFLKNQGKRVVIVTSGAIVCGGEALKIKPESIADKQAAAAVGQVILMENYQQFFVRHGFTIGQVLLTRDAFMDKERAKHAKNTFQHLLDLDVIPIVNENDTISVDEIKFSDNDNLSCTVSLLLGAGLQIFLTDIDGLYDLDPRAHKDARLITKLTEISDDLLASLSANASRKGRGGMKSKVNSAKQLLENGIEVIIANGRKENILKDLYHGKMYGTFCIKGKKC encoded by the coding sequence ATGATAGATTTTACAAAGAAGAAATTGATTGTCATTAAAATCGGTTCCAACATACTCACTGACGAGAGCAATAAACTCGATTTAAATACCTTGAGACATTTGGTCAGCCAAATAGCTTTCCTGAAAAATCAGGGCAAAAGAGTAGTTATAGTTACCTCAGGAGCTATAGTATGCGGTGGCGAAGCGCTGAAGATAAAACCTGAAAGTATAGCTGATAAACAGGCCGCAGCGGCGGTAGGTCAGGTTATTTTGATGGAGAATTATCAGCAGTTTTTCGTTCGGCATGGTTTTACAATAGGGCAGGTACTGCTTACACGTGATGCATTTATGGATAAAGAACGTGCCAAACACGCTAAAAATACTTTTCAGCATTTGCTGGACCTTGATGTAATCCCTATAGTTAATGAAAACGATACGATTTCTGTTGATGAAATCAAGTTCTCGGATAACGACAATTTGTCCTGCACTGTTTCTTTGCTTTTAGGAGCCGGATTGCAGATTTTTTTAACCGATATAGACGGGCTTTATGATTTGGACCCCAGAGCGCACAAGGATGCCAGGTTAATTACCAAATTGACTGAAATTTCCGATGATTTGTTGGCCAGTCTTAGCGCAAATGCTTCGCGCAAGGGCAGGGGAGGGATGAAATCAAAAGTAAATTCCGCCAAACAGCTTTTGGAAAACGGAATAGAAGTAATTATAGCAAATGGCAGAAAAGAGAATATTCTCAAAGATTTATATCATGGTAAAATGTATGGTACATTTTGTATAAAAGGAAAAAAATGCTGA
- the glmS gene encoding glutamine--fructose-6-phosphate transaminase (isomerizing): MCGIFAYIGHRPAVNVIINGLKKLEYRGYDSIGISILDGSLSTYKCIGKVCQLEEKLSEKKIDGKVGIGHTRWATHGEPTEINAHPHINKSGKIALVHNGIIENFQVLKKELIDEGYVFRSQTDSEVIVHLVDKYYKETKDIELAFVKTIKQLDGSYAICLVSEFAPGKIFAVRKGSPLIIGIGDKECFCSSDISPILKYTKQILYLDEEEYAVLTKNQLDIKDFKGNLKPKKVVKSAINIEDVSKGTYDFFMMKEIHEQPDSIIKTIEGRCDIETGNITLNSLNISYFQLLNINRIVITACGTSLHAGLVGEFFLEKLAHIPVEVEYAAEFRYRNPIIDNKTMVLAISQSGETADTLAAVTEAKSKGAMVISICNVQGSTITRESDGVIYTKAGIEIGVASTKAFTAQITALYMFSIYLARIKWLIARNDRSRLIKQLFELPSLIKEVFLSEDEIFKIANKYYKSDNFLFLGRGIGFPVAMEGALKMKEISYIHAEGYSAAEMKHGPIALIDENMPVVVIALKGRSYEKILSNISEVKARKGIVIAIATKGDSSIKQKVDDVIYIPDTEEELTAILSVIPLQLLAYYAAVLRGCHVDQPRNLAKSVTVE, from the coding sequence ATGTGTGGAATATTCGCTTATATAGGACATCGTCCGGCAGTTAACGTCATAATTAACGGCCTGAAGAAACTTGAGTATCGCGGTTATGACAGTATAGGAATTTCTATACTGGACGGTTCCTTGTCTACCTATAAATGTATAGGGAAAGTTTGTCAACTTGAAGAAAAACTTAGCGAGAAAAAAATAGATGGTAAAGTCGGTATTGGCCATACACGCTGGGCAACCCATGGCGAGCCTACGGAAATCAACGCTCATCCGCATATTAATAAATCCGGTAAGATTGCCCTGGTACATAACGGTATTATTGAGAATTTTCAGGTTTTAAAAAAGGAATTAATTGACGAAGGTTACGTGTTCAGATCACAAACCGATTCTGAAGTAATAGTTCATCTGGTTGATAAATATTACAAAGAAACAAAAGATATTGAACTGGCTTTTGTAAAAACTATCAAACAATTAGATGGTTCCTATGCTATTTGTCTGGTATCAGAATTCGCTCCCGGTAAAATTTTCGCAGTGCGTAAAGGTAGTCCGTTGATTATCGGTATTGGTGATAAGGAATGCTTCTGTTCATCAGATATTTCACCCATTCTTAAATATACCAAACAGATTCTTTATTTGGATGAAGAAGAATACGCCGTTCTTACTAAAAATCAGTTGGATATCAAGGATTTCAAAGGAAATCTGAAGCCAAAAAAAGTTGTAAAAAGTGCAATAAATATTGAGGATGTCAGCAAGGGGACCTATGATTTTTTTATGATGAAAGAGATTCATGAACAACCAGACTCTATTATAAAAACCATTGAAGGCAGATGCGATATAGAAACCGGTAATATTACTCTTAACTCTTTGAACATAAGTTATTTCCAACTGTTAAATATCAATCGAATTGTGATCACAGCTTGCGGGACATCGTTACACGCAGGACTGGTAGGAGAATTTTTTCTGGAAAAACTCGCGCATATACCCGTAGAAGTGGAATACGCGGCTGAGTTCAGGTATCGCAATCCTATTATTGATAATAAAACTATGGTGCTGGCTATAAGTCAGTCCGGGGAAACCGCTGATACCTTGGCAGCAGTGACCGAGGCCAAAAGCAAAGGTGCTATGGTTATCTCCATTTGTAATGTACAGGGCAGCACTATTACCCGTGAATCAGACGGTGTGATTTATACAAAAGCAGGAATAGAAATAGGGGTTGCTTCTACCAAGGCATTTACCGCGCAGATAACAGCTCTTTACATGTTCTCTATTTATCTGGCCAGAATTAAATGGCTGATCGCCAGAAATGATCGCTCACGATTGATAAAACAGTTATTTGAACTTCCTTCGCTAATTAAGGAAGTATTTCTATCTGAAGATGAGATATTTAAAATCGCCAATAAATATTACAAATCAGACAATTTCCTTTTTCTGGGGCGTGGTATCGGTTTCCCTGTAGCCATGGAAGGAGCGCTTAAGATGAAGGAAATTTCTTATATTCATGCTGAGGGTTATTCAGCTGCGGAAATGAAACATGGTCCGATCGCCTTGATCGACGAAAATATGCCTGTTGTGGTTATTGCCTTAAAAGGTCGCAGTTATGAAAAAATACTAAGTAATATTTCTGAGGTTAAAGCACGTAAAGGTATTGTTATCGCTATTGCTACCAAAGGTGACAGTTCTATAAAACAAAAAGTGGATGATGTGATCTATATACCGGATACGGAAGAAGAGCTGACAGCCATACTTTCGGTTATACCGTTGCAACTGCTGGCTTATTATGCAGCAGTACTTCGTGGTTGCCATGTGGATCAACCCAGAAATCTGGCTAAGAGCGTGACTGTGGAATAA